A genomic stretch from Acidimicrobiales bacterium includes:
- a CDS encoding GNAT family N-acetyltransferase, translating into MTVRLATEGDLDEILVHNNAAVPAVNELSRADLDWFLAEAHSFLVIDGPDGSIAGFVIGLIGPGLDYGSLNYAWFSARYDAFIYVDRIVVAEQGRGLGVGTRLYDEFARRGRADDHRVMLAEVNIEPRNDVSLAFHEARGFASVGEQDTEGGTKRVTMLEKRLVD; encoded by the coding sequence ATGACCGTCCGCCTCGCCACGGAAGGGGATCTCGACGAGATCCTCGTGCACAACAACGCGGCCGTCCCCGCGGTCAACGAGCTGAGCCGTGCTGATCTCGACTGGTTCCTCGCCGAGGCCCACAGCTTCCTCGTGATCGACGGTCCCGACGGATCCATCGCCGGCTTCGTGATCGGTCTGATCGGCCCCGGTCTCGACTACGGATCCCTGAACTACGCGTGGTTCAGCGCCCGCTACGACGCGTTCATCTATGTCGACCGCATCGTGGTGGCCGAGCAGGGTCGCGGTCTCGGTGTCGGCACCCGCCTCTACGACGAGTTCGCCCGCCGAGGCCGGGCCGACGACCATCGGGTCATGCTCGCCGAGGTCAACATCGAGCCCCGCAACGACGTGTCGCTCGCTTTTCACGAGGCCCGGGGTTTCGCCTCCGTCGGCGAGCAGGACACCGAGGGTGGCACCAAACGCGTGACCATGCTCGAGAAGCGTCTCGTCGACTGA
- a CDS encoding thiamine pyrophosphate-binding protein: protein MTETPSTTEPALPGGEFEWHKLVELDEVPEGRVATVTIGHESLCVTHTAEGGYGCLGNACPHQGGPLGEGSIEGGWLRCPWHGYDYSPKNGVPPGDFADAPDAFRTEVRDDGVYVALPVESPRVRTVSDVMVETMTKWGVTHVFGMVGHSNLGFADAMRVAEQRGDLTFIGIRHEGAASFAATAYGKLTGGLAACFAIAGPGSTNLMTGLYDAKTDRAPVLALSGQVPSKVRGRGAFQDTDLAAAFADVARYSETVQAGSDHAELMNLACKTALVERDVAHLVLPDEVQELPAADGVSAGSPDGRTGSRAIAPPADALAAAVDALSAAVRPVIIVGHGAREGITEILALAERIGAPVATTFKAKGSVSDAHPLACGVLGRSGTPIASWFMNEADLLLAFGVSFANHTGISDYKPIVQIDFDPMALGRFHSVTVPVQAHVGIAASALAAAVDADTERVDAMVAETASRWKIWREEKASRRADDQGNGINAAALFDALSRLVPADAIVPVDVGNNTYSFGRYFEVAEQSVLMSGYLGSIGFSFPAAMGSWAATRSRPEFAGRAVVSISGDGGFGQYAMELTTAVKYGMNITHVVMNNAELGKISKEQRAADLDVWQTSLHNPNFADFAEVCGAKGIRVTSIEDLDEAIAAALAHDGPALVEVITDALLV from the coding sequence ATGACTGAGACGCCCTCGACCACGGAACCCGCGCTCCCCGGGGGTGAGTTCGAGTGGCACAAGCTGGTCGAGCTCGACGAGGTTCCCGAGGGTCGGGTGGCCACAGTGACGATCGGCCACGAGAGCCTCTGCGTCACTCACACCGCCGAGGGCGGCTACGGCTGCCTCGGGAACGCCTGTCCGCACCAGGGTGGACCGCTCGGCGAGGGGTCGATCGAGGGCGGCTGGCTGCGCTGTCCGTGGCACGGCTACGACTACTCGCCGAAGAACGGCGTGCCCCCCGGTGACTTTGCCGACGCCCCCGACGCGTTCCGCACCGAGGTGCGCGACGACGGGGTCTATGTCGCGCTCCCGGTCGAGTCGCCACGCGTCCGCACCGTGAGCGACGTGATGGTCGAGACGATGACGAAGTGGGGCGTCACTCACGTCTTCGGCATGGTCGGTCACTCGAATCTGGGGTTCGCCGACGCCATGCGGGTCGCAGAGCAACGTGGCGACCTCACCTTCATCGGCATCCGCCACGAGGGTGCCGCATCGTTCGCGGCGACGGCCTACGGCAAGCTGACCGGCGGGCTCGCCGCCTGCTTCGCCATCGCCGGCCCGGGGTCGACCAATCTGATGACGGGGCTCTACGACGCGAAGACCGATCGGGCCCCCGTGCTCGCGCTCTCGGGTCAGGTGCCGTCGAAGGTCCGTGGTCGGGGTGCGTTCCAGGACACCGACCTCGCCGCCGCGTTCGCGGATGTCGCCCGTTACTCCGAGACCGTGCAGGCCGGCTCCGACCATGCGGAGCTCATGAACCTCGCCTGCAAGACTGCGCTCGTCGAACGGGACGTCGCCCATCTCGTGTTGCCCGATGAGGTCCAGGAACTCCCGGCAGCCGACGGCGTGTCGGCCGGTTCACCCGATGGCCGCACCGGCAGTCGAGCGATCGCGCCGCCGGCCGACGCGCTTGCGGCGGCAGTCGACGCGCTCTCAGCGGCGGTGCGGCCCGTCATCATCGTCGGCCATGGAGCGCGCGAGGGCATCACCGAGATCCTGGCGCTCGCCGAACGGATCGGCGCTCCGGTGGCCACCACCTTCAAGGCCAAGGGGTCGGTCTCCGACGCCCATCCTCTCGCCTGCGGCGTGCTCGGTCGCAGCGGTACCCCCATCGCGAGCTGGTTCATGAACGAGGCGGACCTGCTGCTCGCGTTCGGGGTGTCGTTCGCGAACCACACCGGGATCTCCGACTACAAGCCGATCGTGCAGATCGACTTCGACCCGATGGCCCTCGGCCGTTTCCATTCCGTGACCGTTCCGGTCCAGGCCCATGTCGGCATCGCCGCGTCGGCCCTTGCTGCTGCGGTCGATGCCGACACCGAACGAGTCGACGCGATGGTCGCCGAGACCGCATCGCGCTGGAAGATCTGGCGGGAGGAGAAGGCAAGCCGGCGAGCCGACGATCAGGGCAACGGGATCAACGCGGCAGCGCTGTTCGACGCGCTGTCGCGGCTCGTGCCCGCCGATGCCATCGTTCCCGTCGACGTCGGCAACAACACCTACTCGTTCGGCCGCTACTTCGAGGTCGCCGAGCAGTCGGTGTTGATGTCGGGCTACCTCGGATCGATCGGGTTCTCGTTCCCCGCCGCCATGGGGAGCTGGGCGGCGACCAGAAGCCGACCCGAGTTCGCGGGCCGGGCCGTCGTGTCCATCTCCGGCGATGGTGGGTTCGGTCAGTATGCGATGGAGCTGACCACGGCGGTCAAGTACGGGATGAACATCACCCACGTGGTGATGAACAACGCTGAGCTCGGCAAGATCAGCAAGGAACAGCGGGCCGCCGACCTCGACGTGTGGCAAACCTCGCTGCACAACCCGAACTTCGCCGATTTCGCCGAGGTGTGCGGGGCCAAGGGCATCCGGGTCACGTCGATCGAGGACCTCGACGAGGCGATCGCCGCAGCCCTCGCCCACGACGGCCCCGCCCTCGTCGAGGTCATCACCGACGCGTTGCTGGTGTGA
- a CDS encoding glutamate synthase-related protein: MMQPVKIAAWSEVPDRQPVGAFVDGVDLVIVRFDDNQSVLYGRCLHRGAHMADGRVVGDNLLCGLHGWDYVFHTGVSSYDNRERLHKFSSWIDGDDLMVDAEEIAAWIKEHPQPYDREAYQGEFQDPHGDPAEPHVSLIRRLADEGLDYLGHHGPVTSMGVERDRLPKWDDIQFVTAQLARKPQLDDVAVGSDVVIGPNAERPLHLEIPIFVSDMSFGALSEEAKVALGRGAELAGTGICSGEGGMLPEEKAENSRYFYELASGRFGWSLDKVADVQAFHFKLGQGAKTGTGGHLPGIKVKGKIAEVRGLEPGQDAISPSTFADLTCEDDYRRLADDVREMSGGVPIGVKLSAQHIEDDIDAALRIGVDYIILDGRGGGTGAAPVVFRDHISVPTIPALARARRHLDARGRSDITLVITGGLRTHTDFAKALALGADAVAVSNSAMQAIGCIGMRACSTDNCPVGIATQKPELRERLPVDEAAERLHRFFAASTELMGVLARACGHTHVREFCLDDLTTFSKDMADLSGVAYGGVR; encoded by the coding sequence ATGATGCAGCCTGTGAAGATCGCGGCATGGAGCGAGGTGCCGGACCGCCAACCGGTCGGGGCGTTCGTCGACGGGGTCGACCTCGTGATCGTACGGTTCGACGACAACCAGTCGGTTCTCTACGGCCGGTGTCTGCACCGGGGCGCGCACATGGCCGATGGTCGCGTGGTGGGCGACAACCTGCTCTGTGGGCTGCACGGTTGGGACTATGTGTTCCACACCGGGGTGTCGAGCTACGACAACCGCGAGCGACTCCACAAGTTCTCGTCGTGGATCGACGGCGACGACCTGATGGTCGACGCAGAGGAGATCGCGGCGTGGATCAAGGAGCACCCCCAGCCCTACGACCGCGAGGCCTATCAAGGCGAGTTCCAGGACCCGCACGGTGACCCGGCCGAGCCACACGTCTCCCTGATCCGCCGGTTGGCCGACGAAGGCCTCGACTACCTGGGTCATCACGGGCCGGTCACATCGATGGGCGTCGAGCGCGACCGGCTGCCGAAGTGGGACGACATCCAGTTCGTGACGGCGCAGCTGGCCCGCAAGCCCCAGCTCGACGACGTGGCGGTCGGGAGCGACGTCGTGATCGGCCCCAACGCGGAGAGGCCCCTCCATCTCGAGATCCCGATCTTCGTGAGCGACATGAGCTTCGGTGCCCTCAGCGAGGAGGCGAAGGTCGCGCTGGGCCGGGGCGCCGAGCTGGCGGGTACGGGTATCTGTTCGGGGGAGGGCGGCATGCTTCCCGAGGAGAAGGCCGAGAACTCCCGCTATTTCTACGAACTCGCCAGTGGTCGGTTCGGCTGGTCGCTCGACAAGGTCGCCGACGTCCAGGCGTTCCACTTCAAGCTGGGCCAGGGTGCGAAGACGGGCACCGGGGGACATCTCCCCGGGATCAAGGTCAAGGGGAAGATCGCGGAGGTGCGGGGGCTCGAGCCCGGCCAGGACGCGATCTCGCCGTCGACGTTCGCGGATCTCACCTGTGAGGACGACTATCGCCGCCTCGCCGACGACGTCCGTGAGATGTCGGGCGGCGTCCCGATCGGGGTGAAGCTCTCGGCCCAGCACATCGAGGACGACATCGACGCCGCGCTACGCATCGGTGTCGACTACATCATCCTCGACGGTCGTGGCGGCGGCACCGGAGCCGCGCCCGTGGTGTTTCGCGACCACATCTCGGTGCCGACCATCCCCGCGTTGGCGCGGGCCCGTCGACATCTCGACGCCCGTGGTCGATCCGACATCACGCTCGTCATCACGGGCGGGTTGCGGACCCACACCGACTTCGCGAAGGCCCTCGCGCTGGGCGCCGACGCGGTGGCGGTGTCGAACTCGGCGATGCAGGCGATCGGTTGCATCGGCATGCGGGCGTGCTCGACCGACAACTGCCCGGTCGGTATCGCGACCCAGAAGCCGGAGCTTCGGGAGCGGCTCCCCGTCGACGAGGCGGCCGAGCGGCTCCATCGGTTCTTCGCGGCGTCGACCGAGCTGATGGGCGTGTTGGCCAGGGCGTGCGGACACACCCACGTGCGGGAGTTCTGCCTCGACGACCTGACGACGTTCAGCAAGGACATGGCCGATCTCTCCGGCGTCGCCTACGGAGGTGTGCGATGA
- the lhgO gene encoding L-2-hydroxyglutarate oxidase — protein sequence MSGAIGSDRVDVAIVGAGILGLTTARALLARDPRRRIVVLEKEATPAFHQTGRNSGVIHSGIYYKPDSGKAAMVAAGRHDLMAFLDEHGITYEMCGKVVVAVSDDERPRLDALEVRAAENNVATERLDRVGLREREPHIEGVAALRVPSAGIVDYGEVCVALVDDLTAAGVEIRLGTPVTGATVTADGVRITTGHGTITAGSIINCGGLHCDRVAAAAGADTDGVRIMPFRGEYYELAPGARHLVNDLVYPLPDPDFPFLGVHLTRMIDGSIHAGPNAVPALKREGYRWRDVSMRDSAEIAFARRTWILARKYWRKEVGEIHRSLSRRAFLEALQRLCPELTNDDLEPSGSGVRAQAITRDGTLLDDFAFADSERAVHVLNAPSPAATASFAIAETVADRHERVVAGL from the coding sequence GTGAGCGGCGCGATCGGTAGCGACCGTGTCGACGTCGCGATCGTCGGTGCGGGCATCCTCGGGCTGACCACGGCACGGGCCCTGCTCGCCCGCGACCCGCGCCGTCGCATCGTCGTCCTCGAGAAGGAGGCGACCCCCGCGTTCCACCAAACCGGGCGCAACTCCGGCGTCATCCACTCGGGCATCTACTACAAGCCCGATTCGGGCAAGGCGGCCATGGTTGCCGCGGGACGGCACGACCTGATGGCGTTCCTCGACGAGCACGGCATCACCTACGAGATGTGCGGCAAGGTCGTGGTGGCGGTCTCCGACGACGAGCGGCCCCGGCTCGACGCGCTCGAGGTCCGCGCCGCCGAGAACAATGTCGCGACGGAGCGACTCGACCGGGTCGGCCTGCGCGAACGCGAGCCCCACATCGAAGGCGTCGCCGCCCTCCGGGTGCCGAGCGCCGGAATCGTCGACTATGGCGAGGTCTGCGTCGCCCTCGTCGACGATCTCACCGCTGCCGGCGTCGAGATCCGCCTCGGCACACCGGTGACCGGCGCCACGGTGACAGCCGACGGTGTGCGGATCACGACCGGACACGGGACGATCACCGCAGGTTCGATCATCAACTGCGGTGGCCTCCATTGCGACCGGGTCGCCGCTGCGGCCGGCGCCGACACCGACGGCGTCCGGATCATGCCGTTCCGCGGCGAGTACTACGAGCTCGCCCCGGGCGCCCGTCATCTGGTCAACGACCTCGTCTACCCGCTCCCCGATCCCGATTTCCCGTTCCTCGGCGTCCACCTCACCCGCATGATCGACGGCAGCATCCACGCCGGTCCGAACGCGGTGCCCGCGCTGAAGCGTGAGGGCTACCGGTGGCGCGACGTCTCGATGCGCGACTCCGCCGAGATCGCCTTCGCCCGGCGAACATGGATCCTCGCCCGCAAGTACTGGCGCAAGGAGGTCGGCGAGATCCACCGCTCCCTGAGCCGACGCGCGTTCCTCGAAGCGCTCCAGCGACTCTGTCCCGAGCTCACGAACGACGACCTCGAACCATCGGGTTCGGGTGTGCGGGCCCAGGCGATCACGCGTGACGGCACCCTGCTCGACGACTTCGCGTTCGCCGACAGCGAACGAGCCGTCCATGTCCTCAACGCGCCCTCTCCGGCGGCGACGGCGTCGTTCGCCATCGCCGAGACCGTGGCCGATCGCCACGAACGGGTCGTCGCCGGCCTCTGA